Sequence from the Clostridium botulinum genome:
TCATTATTGTTGCTCCATTTTCTTTGTTTAGTCTTTCAATAGATTCGAGCAAGTTTGCTGATGATTTTGAATCAAGGGCACCAGTAGGTTCATCAGCAAGTATTAATGATGGATTTGTAATAATTGCTCTACTGGCTGCTGTTCTCTGTTTTTGTCCTCCGGAAATTTCATATGGATATTTTGATAATAAATCGGAAATTCCAAGGGTAGTAGCAATTTCTAAAACTTGTTTTTCAATTATCTTTGGATTTTTTCCAGCAAGTGCTAGGGGAAGCGCTATATTCTCTTTAACTGTTAGTGTATCTAAAAGATTAAAGTCTTGAAATATAAAGCCAAGTTTACTTTGTCTAAATTTTGCAAGTTCTGCTTTTTTTAATTTTGTAATATCCATTCCCTCAATTAATACTTCTCCATTAGTAGGAGTATCAATAGTTGAAGTAATATTTAATAATGTACTTTTTCCTGCACCTGAGGGTCCCATTATTCCAACAAATTCTCCTTTTGAAATATCTATATTTATATCTTTTAATGCAATATAGCTATTATCACCTTTTCCATAAGTTTTTGATAAATTTTTGATTTCTAATATTTTACTCATACAAATCATTCCTTTCAGTTTGTTTTCTACAAGTAATACTTTAAAGTAAATTTGATTAAAAAAACATTGAATAATATGTCTTTTACATTACATTTTTGTTAGATAAAAAAATCCTACATTTCTGTAGGATTAGGTATTGAAAAATATATTTCCATATAATGAATTTAGATATTTTATAGTGAAAATTATAGCTAAAATAATATGAGGAATAGCTAAAATAAATGGAACAAAAAAATAAATTGTATTTATAAAGTAAGAGGAGACTTTTAAACAATTGCTATCACTGCCTATATCCTTTAATATTATATAGTCTCTTTTTCTGTCTATTTTTTCTATTAATATTTCCATTACTATTAGGCTTATTGCAGTAAGTAGAGAGGTTATACCAATATAAAAAGAGACTAATAAAGTTATTAGAGTGTTAATTTTACCTTCATCAATAAAATAAAGCTTTCCTTGTAAGCTATCTTGGCTAATTTTATGGAGCTCTTTAATTTTATTACTTAAATTCATAATTTGTTCTCTATTATAGGGGGAATTTATTTTAATTAAAATTTTTCTTAGAGAATCTTCTTTAATGGGTTCACTTTCTTTTAAATCAATATAAACTTCTGTTAAGGAGAAGTCTTTTATGTTATTTTCAATTAAGTAATATTCTATCTCTTCTCTTTTTAATGTTTCTTTAATAGAAAATTCTAGGTCATTTGTTGAGCTGGGAGTGTATGTATTTTTTAGTGTAATGTTAAATATTGCTCCAAGAAAAATAGACACAATAGAAAATACTAAAAGCAGTGATATAGTAGCTAAAAAAAACCAAGTATTTTTAATTTTGTTACAAAGGTTTTTAAAAGTAAATAAATTAATTCCTTTATAGTAAAGCTTGTTAAATCTTTCGAAAATCAGGTAAATTACATCGCAAAGAGAATAATAAAATAAGTATGTTAGACCTATTAAAAATGGGGAAAAGTTTAAAAGTTTAATTAAAATATCTTTATTAAAGTGGAATGAAAATAATTTTATATAAATCCCAAGCAATAAAATTAATGATACAAAGCACAAGCTTATATTAATTTTTTTTATTACTCCATTAGTCAGCTTTTTTTGACTATTTAAGCGTATCAGATTAATTGGGGTATAAAAGTAAAGAGAAAAACAATTTATTAACCATACTATTATAAATAGAAGAAAAAATAATAAAATGGTATTTTTAAATGTTGAAAATGAAAAGGAAAAATGAATCCACATTGGATTTATATCAAATAATGAGCAAAGAAAGAAATCCCATCCTTGGCATAGTAGAGAACCTAAAAATAATCCTAAAATTAATGAAATCATTCCAAGTATTAAGATTTCAACTAAAAGTATCAGTGAAATATACCAGATTTCCATTCCTAGGGATATGTATAGAGCAAATTCACTATATCTTCTTTTTAATACAACTTTATTTGTAAGCCTAACGAGTAAAAATATAGATAAAAATACACAAAATGACATAAGTGGAATTATAAATTCCATGCTTACTTTAAAGTCATTTGACAAATATGAAATAGCACTACTGTAAGGTAGGGATGAAAAAAAGAAGAATAAGGCAGTTTCTATAGAAAGAAGAGTTAGGTAAACTATGTAGTTATTTATGTATTTTTTACTATTTATAAAAGCCAACTTAAATATCATTAGAAGTATTCCCTCCTAAAAGTGAAACCACATTTAAAATTTTATTAAAAAAGATTGAATTATCTAAATCACCCTTATATATTTCAGTAAATACCTTTCCATCCTTAATAAATATAACTCTTTTACAGTATGATGCAACAATTGGATCATGGGTAACCATTAATATTGTAGAATTAAAATTTTTATTTAAATCAATTATTGTATTTAAAAATAATTTAGCTGATTTTGAATCTAAGGCGCCAGTGGGTTCGTCAGCTAAAATTAGAGTAGGTGAGGTGGAAAGTGCCCTTGCTGTTGCTACTAGTTGTTTTTGTCCACCTGAAAGTTCGTCAGGATATTTGTTGAGTATATAATCAAGATTAAAAAGTCTACTCAATTCATCTATTCTTTCTTCAATTTTTCTAGGAGAAAAGTTATTTATGCTTAATGATAATTGTATATTTTCCTTAGATGTTAGGCCATCTACTAAATTGTAATGTTGAAATATAATTCCAATATTTTCCCTTCTAAATCTTGGAAGGGCTCTTTTGGGAAGGTTATTTAACAGTGTATCCTTAAAGTATATTTCGCCTGATGTAGATTTATCTAAGGTGGAAAGTATATTAAGTAGAGTAGATTTTCCACTACCAGATTGCCCCATAAGTCCTACAACCTCACCATCCTGAACTGAAAAACTAAGACCATTTAAGGCCTTAGTAATATTTTTTCTTCCTCCATAAATTTTTGTTAGATTTTTAATTGTTAATAGTGTCTCCATATAAGCTCCTTAGTCTATTTCTTTTAAGATTTCATTGTAATTTGATTTTGGGAATATCAATGAAACTGTAGTGTATTCGTTTTTAATTGAGTCAATGATTATTTTATGTTCAAGCTTTTCACATATTTTCTTTACTAAATAAAGTCCAAGACCTGTTGATTTTTCATTAAGTCTTCCATTACTGCCAGTGAAACCTTTAGAAAATACTCTAGGCAAATCATCAGCCCCTATACCAATACCGTTGTCTTTTATATTCAATACAATGTTGTTTGAATTTTTTATTACATAAATAGAGATTACTGCTCCTTCATTTTTAGAATAGTTAATTGAGTTTAAAATAATCTGGTTTATTATAAAGGAAAGCCATTTTTCATCTGAAAAAATTGTTTCTCCGCTGTTTTTTATATCAAGTGAAATATTACTTTTATTTATAAGGGTTTTGTTTTTTATAATAACCCCCTTTATAACTTTCATAATTGGAAATTCTGATACAAAATAATCATTTTGAGAATATTCCATTCTTGAATAGTAAAGGGTTTGGTCTATGTAATTTTCTATTTTTTGAAGCTCAGCTAATTCTTCATTATATAGTTTTCCAAGTAGTTCTCTTTCAGTTTCTATAATTAGTTTTAATGATGAAATAGGCGTTTTAATTTCATGAACCCACTGCTCTATATATTCTTGATAGGAATTACTTTGATTTGAATACTTTAAAAGCTCTTGATTAAATGCATGACTTAAAAGTAAAAGAGCAGTATAAAATGGCTTTCCATCTATAAATGTAGGTTCTTCTAAAAGCTCAGTTAAAGAAAATAAATCACTTTCATCAAAAAATCTTGAAAGATTATTGTAGTAATTCCTTCTTATAAAATATGAAAACAAAATATAAAATACCAATATACTTACTAATGTAGCACACAAAAAATATATAGCTAAAGGAGGTATGTTAAATAACCTTAGAAAGAGAATTAATAAAATAATATAAAAAAGATTTAAAAGTATTAAAATTTTATTTCCATTAATATATTCTTTTAAACTCATGATATTATATATCCTAATCCACGCCTAGTTTCGATAAAGTCAATAATATTAATTTCTTCTAATTTTTTTCTAAGTCTATTTATATTAACTGTTAATGTGTTATCATCTAAAAATACATCATCATTCCATAAATAATTCATTAAATCATCCCTTGTAACAATACTTCCTTTATTCTGAAGTAAATTATGAAGTATTTTAAGTTCATTTTTAGTAAGATCAATAGTCTTATTTTGGTAGGTTACATTTCCTTTTCCTAAATTTAAACCAACTCCCTTATATTCAAGAATATCATTTGATAAATTATTGTAACTTCGTCTAAGTACAGCAGTTATTCTTGCAATCAATATTTGAGAGTCATAAGGTTTAGTTATAAAATCATCTCCACCTACAGTCATACTCATTATTTCATCCATATTACTATCACGGCTTGTAACAAATATAATAGGAATATTAGAATGTTTTCTTATTTCCTTGCAAAAGTGAAATCCATCAAATATAGGAAGATTTATATCAAGAAGAATAAGGTGAGGATTATTTTTATTAAAGTCCTCAATTATATTTGTAAAATCTTTAGGTAAAAACACCTCGTAACCATATTTAATCAATAAATCTGCAAGTCGTTCTCGAATGGTTTTATTATCTTCAATTATCATTATTTTAAACATATAATCACCGTATTTCCTAAGTATTATTAATTTAGTATTTACATTTAAAAGCTTTAATATTTAATTATATAAAGTTAAATGTAAAAAGAGTATAACATGGGAAAAGGATTATTTTAGAAATCTTACAAAAATGTTAGCAAAATGATAGGTGATTAAGAGGTTGAAGAAAATAAAACATAATATAATTATTTTTGTAAATAAGGAGGAGAAACAAATGAAAAAATTAAATTCATTTACATTAAAAACTTTTGCAATTATTGCAATGATTATGGACCATATATTTACTTATTTAAGGAGTGTACCAATAGATGTACCATTATGGTTTAGTTGTATAGGAAAACTTGCATCACCAATATTTTTCTACTTAATAGTTGAGGGTTTCTTTCATACAAAAAGTAGGAAAAAATATTTTGCAAGATTAGCTATTTTTGGTGGAGTTATGATTATATTAGATACTATTTTAGGGATACATAATAATATTTTTCTTTCACTGTCATTGTCAATACTATTGTTAATATGTGTAGACTATCTTAGAAATATAGAAGATAAAAAGAAAAAGTTTCTATTTATAATTCTAATATTGGGAATTGGATTTTTGTATTTTAATACAGAAGCATCTATTTTTGGTTTCGTTGAAACCTTAATTTTTTATTTTTGTAGAGAAAAGAAAGTTTTACTTTCATTATTATTTGTAAGTTTTTATGGATTATTTTTAGCAACAGTTTTACAAGCAACTAATCCGTTGATATTTACAGTAAACAATCAATGGATGTCAGTCTTCGCAATTATTCCAATACTTATGTATAATGGGAAATTAGGACTTAAAAACACTTTCACTAAATGGATTTTCTATATAGTTTATCCACTACATTTAACAATTATAATTTTAATAAGAAATGCATTAATGTAAGTATAAGATGATAACTAAAATATTAGCATCTATTTTAGTTATCATTAATAGATTAAAGAAAAAGTATCTATAAATATTTAGTTCAGTTCTTAGTTAATTTTCCATATGATTATTTTGTTTTAGGTTTATTGGATGAATCAAATAAATATTGAACTATTAATCTTATTAGGATTAGTGTTTCTTTTATTTGAGATTAATTTATATAGGAATTTTAAGAAATTTAATTTTAACATATTCACAACAGTTTACTTTAAATGTTAAAATATAATTAATATATTTAAGGATGTGTTGAAATGAATATGCAAAGATATGATGAAGAAAACCCCAATCTTGTTAATTCTATAGTATGTGCTATAGATATATTAGGTTTTTCTCAAATGATAGTAAATTCATGCAGTGAAGGGTATGGTAACAAATTACTTAAAGAAATTAGTTACCTTATAAATAAGAACAAGCAATGTATAATTCCGAATAAGTATAGTCAAGGTAAAATAAAAATATATACTGATAATATGATTGTTGGATATCCTATAAAAGATGATGGAGAAGAAGAGTTAAATGAAATATTAGATAATGTATCAGAGTATCAATTCAACTTGTCTTTAGAAGGGCTTTTTGTTAGGGGCGGCGTAAGTGTAGGTGAATTTTATATAAATGAAGACATTGTATTTGGACCAGCTCTTTTAGATGCTCATAATACAGAAAGTGAATTAGCTTGTTATCCAAGAATTGTATTAGATTATAAAACAGTTAATAGATTACAAAAATATATAAATTATTATGATGTTGCTCCACAGCACAATAAAATACTTATTGATAGTGATGGTCAATGGTTTTTAAATTATTTAAATACAATATTTAAATATTATACAGAATGTGATAATGAGTATGAGTTTGAAAAAGTGCAAATAGAACTACTCCTTAGACATAAAGTGAAAATTGAAGAAATGTTGGAATTACATAAAAAAGATATAATTGTGTGGGATAAATATGTATGGACTGCTAATTATCATAATTATTTTTGTGATTTGAATTTTCCAAATGAAAAGCAATTAAAGATATCAAGAAAGAGTCTACTTTCATGGCCTAGACAAATTTCTAATAGTGATGTTTAATATTCTATATTGTTTGTTATATAAATAAAATAAAATATATTTATAAATTTTATTTAAAAATATGTTGAAATAGAATTTATAACATGCTATACTAAATGAGTAGCAAATATGCTAACAAAAAAAGTTTCATTTAGATAGATAGTTTCTCGTAAGTTAGAGATTATTATTATCCATTTAGAATCTTTAAATTTAGGAGGAATATTTATGACAGATAAGACAATTGTATGCAGAGATTGTGGAAGTGAATTCGTATTTACAGTAGGAGAACAAGAATTCTACAAAGAAAAAGGATTCGATAACGAACCAACAAGATGTGCAGCTTGTAGAAGAGCTAAGAAAGAACAAAATAGAAGATAATTTTAGATTATTATAAGGTTGTAGTTTTATACTACAACCTTTTTTGTCGTTTATATTATTAGTAAATGAATTTATAAAATTAGGAAAGTAGCTTCAAAAGTACCAGTAGAGCTACTTTTTTGAACTTTTTTGTAAGAAAAACTACTGTTATTAATAATGGGATTAAGAATAAACCATATTGAATTAGCAAAATTAAAATAATTATTTATAAAAAAATCTAGATTTTATATTGTTATAGGTTTAAATCTAATAAAGTTGAAATATGCAAAATAAAGTGATAATATTTTAACCTAGTATGGAATTTAATAGATATTAATGAATAATTATCAACCAAATATTATTCAAGAATTATTAAAGGAGGTTATTTTGTGAAAATATTAGTAGTGGATGATGAAAAAAGTATAGTTAACTTAATTAGATTAAATTTAGAGGTAGAAGGATATGAACCTATTATAAGTATGACTGGAGAAGACGCAATTCATAAATTTGAAACAGAAAAGCCAGAACTGGTTATATTAGATTTAATGTTACCAGATATAAGTGGTCATGATGTAATAAAGCGATTTCAAAAAATAGATAGTGAGGTACCAGTTATAATGCTCACTGCAAAAAGTCAAATAAATGATAAACTTTTGGGACTTCAATTAGGTGCTGATGATTACATTATAAAACCATTTAATAGTACAGAACTTATTTTAAGAATAAAAGCGGTAACAAAGAGGATTACAAAAAAGTCATGCTCGAAAAACAATAATGAAATAAAGATTGAAAAATTAAAGATTCTAAAAGATGAGAGAAAAGTTTTCATAGAGGAAAAAGAAATTTTTATGACTTATAAAGAATTTGATACATTATTACTTATGATGGAAAACCACAATAAAGTTTTTACTAGAGAAAATCTTTTAGAAAGAGTATGGGGAGATGAGTATGATGTTAATACAAGAGCAGTTGATATTTTAATACAAAGAGTTAGAAAAAAGATGGGCAAGTATTCAAATAAATTGAAAACTGTTTATGGAGTGGGATATAAATTAGAGTTTAAAGAATAGGCTATTTAATTTTATAAATAAAAATATTAGGAGGATGCATTTTTAATGCGACTGAATTTTAACATAAAAACAAAAATTATTCTTATGAATATGGGGATCTTGATTCCAATAATAATATTTATATATATAACAATAATAAATAATTTATATAATAACGTAATAAAAAGTAATATTGATTTGTTAACAAAAGAGAGCTACAACACTCAAGTGTATATATCAAATTATATTGAAAAAGATAATGTAGAAGATATTGAAAGAAATTTTGAACATAAAGCTCCTTTGATTAATACATATCTGTCTAAAAAATTAAATTATAGAATTCAGATTTATGATAAAAACGGTGACATAATGACAGATTCTACTTCTAATAGCGTTACTTTTTTTGATGAAGATATAACTAATGCTATAAAGGGAAGCAAGGCTTATGTAGTTAAAAAAATTGATGGAAACATATATGTGTTATTTTCAAGTCCTATATATTTTAAAGATACAACCTTAGGGTGTGTAAGATACATATATCCTTTAGATAGTAGTGAAAAACTTATAAATAATATGTTTATAATTATGGGCATATTATCATGTACATCAATTCTTATATCATGGCTTTTAAGTAAGCTTCTTTCAGAAAAAATAGTTGGACCTATAAAAAAACTAAAGACAGTTTCTCAAAAAGTTACCCAAGGAGAATATGATAATAGAATAAAAATTAGAAGTGGAGATGAAATTGAAGATTTAGCACAAACTTTTAATGCAATGTCAGAGAGTATAAAAAATTATGTTGAGAGTTTAAAAGAAGAAAAACAAAAACAAAAGAGTTTTTTAGACAATGTAACCCATGAATTTAAGACTCCTTTAACAGCAATAATAGGATATTCTGAGATTATACCTAAATTAAAAAATCAAAATGATATAGATGAAAGTTTAGTTTATGTAAAAGAAGAAGGAATACGACTTCTAAAGTTGGTAGAAGAATTATTAGATCTATCAAAGCTAGGTAAAAGTGAGTTTAAGGTAGAGAAAGAAAAGAATAATTTAAAAGAAATTATAGAAGAAGTATTAGTTATTATTAATCCTAGAATAAAAAAATATGAAATAGAAATAGTTAAAAATATATTTGATATTGAAATTTTTATAGATAGGGACAAGACTAAACAAGTGATTTTAAATGTATTAGATAATTCTATAAAATATAGTGAATGTAGTAAGATAGAAATAAGGTTACAGGTTTATAGTGAGAAAATAATTTTAAATATTATAGATGATGGCATAGGTATAGCTGAAGAGAACATACCTAAACTTTTTGAGCCAACTTATAGAGTGAAAAATTTAAGTTCTATCAACAATAACGGAAATGGGTTAGGTCTTTGCATATGTAAAGAAATAATGAAAAAGCAAGAGGGAGATATAAAGATAAAAAGTAATTTAGAAGAAGGTACAACTGTAGAGATTATATTTAAATGCAATTAACTATGATAAAAAATAATAATGTTACATTTACGAAACATGAGTGAAATGTTTATGAGATGTTAAATTTTTATTATATGGGAGGAAACATAAGTGAAGAAAATTAGCTTAAAAGCTAAGATTATAGGCATATATACAACTATAATTATAATTTGTATTGTAATGACAAGTTTAAATTATAGACTTTTATATAACAGAGTCAAAATAATAAGTGATAAAGATGATGTTATAAATAAGATAAATATGTCTATACCTATAAAAATTGAGATTTTTAATGAAAAATGGGGTGATTATGTTTTTGAAAATGAGAATTCTATACAAATGATATGGAATTCTATAAATGAGATTATGAATGATTTTTCGGAAGAGGAAAACTATATTACAGAAGGAAGTAATATAAGCATTGATGCAAATGTTTACTATCTAAATGGTATGAAAGATAAGTTTAAAATAAGTGATGTGCTTATTTTAAACAATCGAATGTATCATGATAATAATAAATTACCATTAATAAATAGATTGAAAAATGATTTGCTAGGTTATTTATATTCAACTTCTAATATAGCTAATCTCATAAATACTAGAAATAGAATAGTTGTTAATGATTCTAATAATAAAGTAAAAGAATTGAATGATTTAGATAAAGAAAAGTTAAAAAATTTAATAAGCAATTCAACTAAACTTGATAGTGATGATGGAATTAAAGCTTTAACAAAAGAAAAGAAAGAAGCGTTATCGCATATAAAAATTTATATTTATGATAAAGATGATACTTCTACAAAAGTTAAAAGCTGTAATGTTGTAAATATGGACGTATATACAGATGGAATATTTGTTGTTCAATATATGGGAGATGAAAATGGACAACACACATATTTTAAGGGGGACCTTAAATGGATATGTGAAGAAATACTAGAAAAGAACATTTGAATTTTATCATCATTAGAGAGGAAAATTAGTAATGAATATTAAAAAAATTATTTGTTTTATCATAATCATGTGTATGTCTTTTAATCTTATGGCTTGTAATAAAAAAAGTTCAAAAGTAATTTATAAAGATGGATATTTAAATCTGGAAGGAAAGCATATTGTTGTTTATGTAGCATCTAGGGATGAAGTTGGTAGAACACTTTTAGAAATGTTTAAGGAAAAAACAGGATGTACATACGAATATATAAGAATGTCTACACAAGAAGCATTAGAAAGAATTAGATGTGAAAAAAAATATCCTAAGGCAGATATATTTATCGGTGGAACTTGTGATGCTCATAATCTAATGAAAAAAGAGCAACTTTCAGAAAAATATATATGCAAAAATTACGATAGCATACAAAATGTATA
This genomic interval carries:
- a CDS encoding ABC transporter ATP-binding protein, translating into MSKILEIKNLSKTYGKGDNSYIALKDINIDISKGEFVGIMGPSGAGKSTLLNITSTIDTPTNGEVLIEGMDITKLKKAELAKFRQSKLGFIFQDFNLLDTLTVKENIALPLALAGKNPKIIEKQVLEIATTLGISDLLSKYPYEISGGQKQRTAASRAIITNPSLILADEPTGALDSKSSANLLESIERLNKENGATIMMVTHDATAASYCKKVIFIKDGFLYKELIRKDSQKGFFHEIMDTLISIGGE
- a CDS encoding ABC transporter ATP-binding protein, translating into METLLTIKNLTKIYGGRKNITKALNGLSFSVQDGEVVGLMGQSGSGKSTLLNILSTLDKSTSGEIYFKDTLLNNLPKRALPRFRRENIGIIFQHYNLVDGLTSKENIQLSLSINNFSPRKIEERIDELSRLFNLDYILNKYPDELSGGQKQLVATARALSTSPTLILADEPTGALDSKSAKLFLNTIIDLNKNFNSTILMVTHDPIVASYCKRVIFIKDGKVFTEIYKGDLDNSIFFNKILNVVSLLGGNTSNDI
- a CDS encoding sensor histidine kinase, which produces MSLKEYINGNKILILLNLFYIILLILFLRLFNIPPLAIYFLCATLVSILVFYILFSYFIRRNYYNNLSRFFDESDLFSLTELLEEPTFIDGKPFYTALLLLSHAFNQELLKYSNQSNSYQEYIEQWVHEIKTPISSLKLIIETERELLGKLYNEELAELQKIENYIDQTLYYSRMEYSQNDYFVSEFPIMKVIKGVIIKNKTLINKSNISLDIKNSGETIFSDEKWLSFIINQIILNSINYSKNEGAVISIYVIKNSNNIVLNIKDNGIGIGADDLPRVFSKGFTGSNGRLNEKSTGLGLYLVKKICEKLEHKIIIDSIKNEYTTVSLIFPKSNYNEILKEID
- a CDS encoding response regulator transcription factor — protein: MFKIMIIEDNKTIRERLADLLIKYGYEVFLPKDFTNIIEDFNKNNPHLILLDINLPIFDGFHFCKEIRKHSNIPIIFVTSRDSNMDEIMSMTVGGDDFITKPYDSQILIARITAVLRRSYNNLSNDILEYKGVGLNLGKGNVTYQNKTIDLTKNELKILHNLLQNKGSIVTRDDLMNYLWNDDVFLDDNTLTVNINRLRKKLEEINIIDFIETRRGLGYIIS
- a CDS encoding TraX family protein; the protein is MKKLNSFTLKTFAIIAMIMDHIFTYLRSVPIDVPLWFSCIGKLASPIFFYLIVEGFFHTKSRKKYFARLAIFGGVMIILDTILGIHNNIFLSLSLSILLLICVDYLRNIEDKKKKFLFIILILGIGFLYFNTEASIFGFVETLIFYFCREKKVLLSLLFVSFYGLFLATVLQATNPLIFTVNNQWMSVFAIIPILMYNGKLGLKNTFTKWIFYIVYPLHLTIIILIRNALM
- a CDS encoding zinc-ribbon domain-containing protein is translated as MTDKTIVCRDCGSEFVFTVGEQEFYKEKGFDNEPTRCAACRRAKKEQNRR
- a CDS encoding response regulator transcription factor, which produces MKILVVDDEKSIVNLIRLNLEVEGYEPIISMTGEDAIHKFETEKPELVILDLMLPDISGHDVIKRFQKIDSEVPVIMLTAKSQINDKLLGLQLGADDYIIKPFNSTELILRIKAVTKRITKKSCSKNNNEIKIEKLKILKDERKVFIEEKEIFMTYKEFDTLLLMMENHNKVFTRENLLERVWGDEYDVNTRAVDILIQRVRKKMGKYSNKLKTVYGVGYKLEFKE
- a CDS encoding sensor histidine kinase — its product is MRLNFNIKTKIILMNMGILIPIIIFIYITIINNLYNNVIKSNIDLLTKESYNTQVYISNYIEKDNVEDIERNFEHKAPLINTYLSKKLNYRIQIYDKNGDIMTDSTSNSVTFFDEDITNAIKGSKAYVVKKIDGNIYVLFSSPIYFKDTTLGCVRYIYPLDSSEKLINNMFIIMGILSCTSILISWLLSKLLSEKIVGPIKKLKTVSQKVTQGEYDNRIKIRSGDEIEDLAQTFNAMSESIKNYVESLKEEKQKQKSFLDNVTHEFKTPLTAIIGYSEIIPKLKNQNDIDESLVYVKEEGIRLLKLVEELLDLSKLGKSEFKVEKEKNNLKEIIEEVLVIINPRIKKYEIEIVKNIFDIEIFIDRDKTKQVILNVLDNSIKYSECSKIEIRLQVYSEKIILNIIDDGIGIAEENIPKLFEPTYRVKNLSSINNNGNGLGLCICKEIMKKQEGDIKIKSNLEEGTTVEIIFKCN
- a CDS encoding DUF3919 family protein, yielding MKKISLKAKIIGIYTTIIIICIVMTSLNYRLLYNRVKIISDKDDVINKINMSIPIKIEIFNEKWGDYVFENENSIQMIWNSINEIMNDFSEEENYITEGSNISIDANVYYLNGMKDKFKISDVLILNNRMYHDNNKLPLINRLKNDLLGYLYSTSNIANLINTRNRIVVNDSNNKVKELNDLDKEKLKNLISNSTKLDSDDGIKALTKEKKEALSHIKIYIYDKDDTSTKVKSCNVVNMDVYTDGIFVVQYMGDENGQHTYFKGDLKWICEEILEKNI